The genomic segment GCTGTTACCGCCCAGTCTGGCACCTGAAGCGACATTAACACTATAGAGTTGATGAGTTCCATTGAGAGAGGTTTGTCCTCCTGACAGCTCTAATGCCAGATTGTTGATACCTTCAATATTATTGTCATAACGCAAATTGAAGTTGGTATTAGCGTCATCGGTTGCCCGACCATTAGCATCAGCTAATTTACCAAAAGTGAGTTGGGTCAGGCGCTGCTGCCCGTTGTCATCTTTTTGGTTATAGTCAGAATAGATAGCGCCCTCCAGACGTGCACCACTTAATATATTGATGTTGTTAACTAATGCATTTGGTGCAATATAAATGGCGGCATCTGTTCCTGCCAGACGACCACTGATATCAACATTGTCTACCAGTGCTCCCTTTAACTCCGGTAGTAACTCAGCATCTTCGGCATCAACAAAGCGGATAAAAGAACCACGATATTCTGCTGTGTTACCCAGCAGGTTATTACCAAAATCAAAGATAGCGGCAATCCCCATTTCCCCATTTGCCTGAATATCCCCCTGATGAATAAAGTTGTGATCTTTTCCATAGGTAAACATGACGCCGCGGCCATTGAGCCCATCGGCGTAAACACGGGTACCAGGTTCAATGATCAGGGTATTGTTTTCCCCATCGACTCGGATACCGGCTGCTCCCGCACCGGAAGTCAGAATGTCAGCAGCCTGATGCAGTTGGTTATGACTGCCGTAAATATGCAGCCCTAATCCGAGAGTGGAATTATTGTATTGATCCGAAAGGTAAGTTTGTCCGGCTGCATCCCATAATGAATAGCCGCGTTGGTTGATAATGGTTTGATTATCACCATAGACCGAGAAACCAAAGAAATTGCGGCGGTCAATTTGATATCCCATATCCTGCAATACCGCCAATTCAGCCTCCATAAAGGTGGTGTAATTGCGGTAGTTTTGATGGCTCATCAAACTGTTTTTTAATTCGATATGGCTCATGTAATCAGTATCAAGTTTGCCGTCTTCTGCCATGATTTTTACCGGAACGCCCGGCATTGAACCAACCAGTACTTCACAAACATATTGTCCAGTGAAATAGCCTTTATCCTTGCGTACATCAAAAGCCTTATCTGAGTAAGGGTTCTCACATTCTGAACATAAAATGGCCTGTTCTGGCTGCATAGAACGACCATTATCATCGCGCAGGTGCTCGGCCCAACTGCCATAAGTATTTGATGAATAGGGTTTGTTATCCTGGGTTGAGCTGCTGTCGCTGTTATTAGCGTCTGGGGTAGCAGGAGTACTCGCCGTGTCAGATGCAGGTGCTGAAGGAGTATCTACTGTGGTTTCTTCATCTTCTTCGCTGTCTTCATCTTCATCTTCATTGAGTAGCGTGTTTTGTCCTGTGATGTTGCTGTTAATACCTAAACCATGGGCTAACTCATGAAGTGCGATGCCAAAAGTGTCTGCCTGAGTGGTGGATCGCGGCAATAATGAAGGAACATAGGCAAGCGTATCATAATCCATTTTGCCCAGAGTCAGTTGAGCATGGGAACCTAATGGTAATGGGCCGGGATTCTGGCCAAGCAATGCAGCCTGTAATTCAGTGAGGCTCAATTGACCCTGATGTACAAATTCGCCGCCACCAACGGCATTTTCATCATCAAATGTGGTGATGTGAATCAGAGCGGGTAGTTGTCCGGGACCAGGATTAATTACTTCAGCCCAATAATCGATGCTGTTAAGAACTTTTGCTTTTTGTTGGGTGTCGAGGGTCCAGGTTGAAGGACTGACAGGTTCTGCATCAGGATGCGCTTCAGGTGCTTCACCCTGATTAAAGAATGTAACCTGAAATACAGATGCACCCTGTGGGTTAGT from the Limnobaculum zhutongyuii genome contains:
- a CDS encoding autotransporter outer membrane beta-barrel domain-containing protein, producing the protein MKNLIIPLSLPILMFGSPIQAADSYQITNPQGASVFQVTFFNQGEAPEAHPDAEPVSPSTWTLDTQQKAKVLNSIDYWAEVINPGPGQLPALIHITTFDDENAVGGGEFVHQGQLSLTELQAALLGQNPGPLPLGSHAQLTLGKMDYDTLAYVPSLLPRSTTQADTFGIALHELAHGLGINSNITGQNTLLNEDEDEDSEEDEETTVDTPSAPASDTASTPATPDANNSDSSSTQDNKPYSSNTYGSWAEHLRDDNGRSMQPEQAILCSECENPYSDKAFDVRKDKGYFTGQYVCEVLVGSMPGVPVKIMAEDGKLDTDYMSHIELKNSLMSHQNYRNYTTFMEAELAVLQDMGYQIDRRNFFGFSVYGDNQTIINQRGYSLWDAAGQTYLSDQYNNSTLGLGLHIYGSHNQLHQAADILTSGAGAAGIRVDGENNTLIIEPGTRVYADGLNGRGVMFTYGKDHNFIHQGDIQANGEMGIAAIFDFGNNLLGNTAEYRGSFIRFVDAEDAELLPELKGALVDNVDISGRLAGTDAAIYIAPNALVNNINILSGARLEGAIYSDYNQKDDNGQQRLTQLTFGKLADANGRATDDANTNFNLRYDNNIEGINNLALELSGGQTSLNGTHQLYSVNVASGARLGGNSQYTLNGNGLFNNHGVIAPGNSMGRIDIQGNYQQGQDGRLLLEIASDGSGDIFTVSGTADLNGQLTFVPQAGWYPTGWTQDTRDMLSFGSTVGEFSETNSQIESATLKLQITPQGNGLYQLSMLRDNNAYSQYALDDNARRVGRALDQIVMNAQSDLHPLFSTLDFANSTTIANVLNQLSPANYSAMFASSLNREQQIADIISTQNTSTSDLSETGPRAFAIPFGGGFWQDRQGNRVGYNASSYGVIFGAEKPYEADHDWTLGFHGAVSGQTVKVKSPENGTGKTTAFNLGLHTRYTQDPMAGLYLFGNGRIGIEDGSMDHSVRIGNYRTNNQSDWTGLSGSLMAGGGYNWKLTPELSAGPVAALNYTVLSHPDINENGCGSACLELDAKNVNSLRSSIGIGSTLDLSRATGQGIKASVQLTWNHEYLDTDLVQNTNFSGYDNVSFSSKNRIASRDSAGVQGNLSYQINKDVTVNVGVSSDLFRSGYNSVSGNAAVNWRF